Proteins from a single region of Xyrauchen texanus isolate HMW12.3.18 chromosome 7, RBS_HiC_50CHRs, whole genome shotgun sequence:
- the LOC127646613 gene encoding growth arrest and DNA damage-inducible protein GADD45 alpha-like yields the protein MCNMTFEESCGDNATERMDSVAKALEEVLTVALPQGCITVGVYEAAKSLNVDPDNVVLCLLATDEEDVKDVALQIHFTLIQAFCCENDINILRVNNMRRLAEILDGVKPGGESMDLHCVLVTNPQSSTWKDPALSKLNRFYRDSRCLDQWVPVINLPER from the exons ATGTGCAATATGACTTTTGAAGAATCTTGTGGAGACAACGCCACGGAAAG AATGGACTCGGTGGCAAAAGCACTGGAAGAGGTACTGACTGTTGCATTACCACAGGGTTGCATCACTGTGGGAGTTTATGAGGCAGCCAAGTCTCTCAATGT GGACCCAGACAACGTGGTCTTGTGTCTACTGGCCACAGATGAAGAAGATGTGAAGGATGTCGCTCTTCAGATTCATTTCACATTAATTCAGGCTTTCTGTTGCGAGAATGACATAAACATCTTGCGAGTAAACAACATGAGACGTCTAGCAGAGATCCTTGACGGGGTTAAACCGGGAGGAGAATCCATGGATCTTCACTGTGTATTAGTCACT AATCCACAGTCTTCCACATGGAAGGATCCGGCCCTCAGCAAGCTGAATCGATTCTACAGAGACAGCCGGTGTCTGGACCAGTGGGTGCCGGTTATCAATCTCCCTGAGCGATGA